Proteins encoded by one window of Rubinisphaera margarita:
- the cas4g/cas1g gene encoding CRISPR-associated endonuclease Cas4g/Cas1g gives MISPSDPQSSSTAHSTAATPGAARQSSTSSGSEDANQLIPVRMLNEFTYCPRLGYLEWVQGEWAENIETMEGTFGHRNVDKPDRKSIPARKKSNDNGDRDEVQSDSANGDSIHARSITLSSDADGIVAKLDLLELDGGVATPVDYKRGQVPDNPEQSWEPERVQLCAQGLVLRANGFESSQGVLYYIASKRRVVIPFDDALVARTRELIVQFKQAAAEEQIPPPLEDSPKCPRCSLVGICLPDETNLLRAPEESVPDGNRIRKLLPAKSKALPLYIQHQGAFVGKSGDRVTIKLKGEELASVRLLDVSQVCAYGNVMFSGAVIAELNRRSIPIVHKSYGGWFHGITTGLSHKNVELRIRQFRTADDPEAALTISRQFIAGKIKNCRTLLRRQLGSTDDPVIANLAEYRKRALRADSAETLLGLEGMAAKCYFEKFFPMISGIEHYDVDGRNRRPPRDPVNAVLSFVYSLLTKELTVTLNSVGFDPMLGFLHRPRYGRPSLALDLAEEFRPLIADSVTLMAFNNGEINQDSFIARAGAVALTDAGRKSVIAAFERRMDTEITHPIFGYKVSYRRVLEVQARLLARYLLGEIEEYPGFVTR, from the coding sequence ATGATCTCCCCGTCCGATCCGCAGTCGTCCTCGACGGCTCATTCCACGGCGGCGACCCCTGGCGCCGCTCGCCAATCTTCAACTTCCAGTGGCTCCGAGGATGCGAATCAGCTGATCCCGGTTCGGATGCTCAACGAGTTCACTTACTGCCCGCGGCTCGGTTATCTCGAATGGGTTCAAGGTGAATGGGCCGAGAATATCGAGACCATGGAGGGCACCTTCGGGCATCGCAATGTCGACAAGCCGGATCGGAAATCGATTCCTGCTCGTAAGAAGTCGAACGACAATGGTGACCGAGACGAAGTCCAAAGTGACTCTGCCAATGGCGATTCAATTCACGCGAGGTCGATCACGCTGTCTTCCGACGCGGACGGAATCGTCGCCAAACTCGATCTGCTGGAACTCGATGGCGGCGTTGCCACTCCAGTGGACTACAAACGCGGGCAGGTTCCCGACAATCCGGAACAGTCCTGGGAGCCGGAGCGGGTGCAACTGTGTGCCCAGGGACTGGTGCTTCGCGCCAACGGATTCGAGTCGTCACAGGGCGTTCTCTATTACATTGCCTCCAAGCGGAGAGTCGTCATTCCCTTTGATGACGCACTGGTCGCTCGCACTCGTGAACTGATCGTGCAGTTCAAACAGGCCGCGGCGGAGGAGCAGATTCCGCCTCCTCTGGAGGATAGCCCCAAATGTCCGCGCTGCTCGTTGGTCGGCATTTGTCTTCCCGATGAAACGAACCTCCTCCGTGCCCCTGAAGAATCAGTTCCCGATGGCAACCGCATTCGCAAACTTCTTCCGGCGAAATCTAAGGCCCTGCCGCTCTATATCCAGCATCAGGGAGCGTTCGTCGGCAAGTCGGGTGACCGTGTGACGATCAAGCTGAAGGGAGAGGAACTGGCGAGCGTGCGTCTGCTCGACGTCTCGCAGGTCTGCGCATACGGCAACGTCATGTTCTCGGGAGCGGTGATCGCTGAACTCAACCGCCGCTCCATCCCGATCGTTCACAAGAGTTATGGCGGGTGGTTTCACGGCATCACGACGGGTTTGTCGCACAAGAACGTGGAACTGAGAATCCGCCAGTTTCGCACGGCCGACGACCCCGAAGCCGCTCTGACCATCTCCAGGCAATTCATCGCAGGAAAGATCAAGAACTGCCGGACATTACTGCGACGTCAACTCGGCTCGACGGATGATCCGGTTATCGCCAATCTGGCGGAGTACCGAAAGCGAGCACTGCGGGCCGACTCAGCCGAGACGCTCCTGGGGCTCGAAGGGATGGCCGCAAAATGCTATTTCGAGAAATTCTTTCCGATGATCTCAGGTATCGAACACTACGATGTCGACGGTCGCAATCGTCGCCCGCCGCGAGATCCCGTGAACGCGGTGCTCTCCTTCGTTTACAGCCTGCTCACCAAGGAACTGACAGTCACGTTGAATTCCGTCGGCTTCGACCCGATGCTGGGCTTTCTACACCGCCCCCGCTATGGCCGGCCTTCGCTCGCTCTCGACTTGGCCGAAGAGTTCCGTCCGCTGATCGCCGACTCGGTGACCTTGATGGCCTTCAACAACGGAGAGATTAATCAGGATTCGTTCATCGCACGAGCAGGTGCGGTTGCCCTGACGGACGCCGGTCGCAAAAGTGTGATCGCTGCGTTTGAACGCAGGATGGACACCGAGATCACGCATCCCATCTTCGGCTACAAAGTGAGCTATCGCCGAGTTCTGGAAGTCCAGGCCCGGCTGCTCGCCCGCTATTTGCTGGGAGAGATCGAGGAATATCCCGGCTTCGTCACACGATAG
- the cas2 gene encoding CRISPR-associated endonuclease Cas2: MRSVYLIAYDIVCPKRYRKIYKAMCGHGDAVQYSVFRCELSDMELQSLKDQLWPVMNLHQDRVMIVDLGPTEGRGDECIEFWGEPRSLIPDRAATIV; encoded by the coding sequence ATGCGCAGCGTCTACCTGATTGCCTATGATATTGTCTGCCCAAAACGTTATCGCAAAATCTATAAAGCGATGTGCGGACATGGAGACGCGGTGCAGTACTCCGTCTTTCGATGCGAACTGTCCGACATGGAACTTCAGAGCCTGAAGGACCAGCTTTGGCCAGTGATGAACCTTCATCAGGACCGAGTCATGATCGTCGACTTGGGTCCGACCGAAGGCCGTGGCGACGAATGCATTGAATTCTGGGGAGAGCCACGAAGCTTGATCCCCGACCGAGCCGCAACGATTGTCTGA